In Geobacter anodireducens, a genomic segment contains:
- a CDS encoding ribonuclease R yields MKRKREEVLAFIREQGGSTPFRDMMQAFGVTKAHRLGFKQFVDQLVSAGDLVKQRGNRYAVPSEETVVRGRLVTHREGYGFVAPEGGGDDVYVPARYLGGNLHGDVVEVRVESFKRGGKKEGRIIRTIERGLKRIVGRFDTAGGVGFVQPDDTRITRDIAVPQKAWAGARSGQVVVAELTAWPTERKKAEGRIVEVLGFPDDPEVEVLTIIRKHDLPFEFPVDVLTEARSTPQQVRRGGLAKRVDLRERLTVTIDGETARDFDDAVSVQREKGGDIRLWVSIADVSHYVKPGSALDREAYLRGTSVYFPDRCIPMLPEELSNGICSLNPQVERLTLTAEMLFTRNGAMKASSFYPSVVRSAARLTYTTVRKVLVDGDPEAIRANRHLVDDLEVMKELALRLMEKRKKRGSIDFDLPEPQIVLDLQGEMVDIVRSERNLAHRIIEEFMLAANEAVASHIEERGVPSLYRVHEPPDPAKLTDFQEFIFNFGYVFRMDGDRVDPHELQRLIDEAEGKPEERMINEVLLRCMKQARYSHENLGHFGLAARCYTHFTSPIRRYPDLVVHRILKDILAGAVTEKEQERLAAALPETAEQTSRRERLAMEAEREIVALKKAQFMKERVGETFEGYITGVSSFGFFVELIDLFVEGMVHVSTLANDFYRYEEKRHSLVGERTKETFRIGDRVSVLVAAVSIERRQVEFVLAGLHEARPGSAARAPATEEYPRIPVRGKRPKAGQVSRGSGGAAGRGAGEKRTGGKGGRRKR; encoded by the coding sequence ATGAAACGGAAACGGGAGGAGGTCCTCGCGTTCATCCGCGAGCAGGGGGGCAGCACCCCCTTCAGGGACATGATGCAGGCCTTCGGCGTAACCAAGGCCCATCGGCTGGGATTCAAGCAGTTCGTGGACCAACTGGTGTCGGCGGGCGATCTGGTGAAACAGCGCGGCAACCGCTACGCCGTACCGTCGGAGGAAACCGTCGTCCGGGGGCGCCTCGTCACCCACCGCGAGGGATACGGCTTCGTGGCCCCCGAGGGGGGAGGAGACGACGTCTACGTCCCGGCCCGATACTTGGGGGGAAACCTCCACGGGGATGTGGTTGAAGTCCGGGTTGAATCCTTTAAGCGTGGAGGGAAGAAGGAAGGGCGGATTATCCGGACCATCGAACGGGGACTCAAGCGGATCGTCGGCCGATTCGACACCGCCGGCGGGGTGGGGTTCGTTCAGCCGGACGACACCCGCATTACCCGGGATATCGCGGTTCCCCAAAAAGCATGGGCAGGAGCCCGTAGTGGGCAGGTGGTAGTGGCGGAGCTTACGGCCTGGCCCACGGAGCGGAAAAAAGCGGAGGGGCGCATCGTGGAGGTGTTGGGCTTTCCCGACGACCCCGAGGTGGAGGTCCTCACCATCATCCGCAAGCATGACCTTCCCTTTGAATTTCCCGTAGACGTACTGACCGAGGCCCGTTCCACGCCCCAGCAGGTGCGCAGGGGGGGCCTGGCCAAACGGGTGGATCTGCGGGAGCGGCTTACCGTCACCATTGACGGTGAAACGGCCCGGGATTTCGACGACGCGGTATCCGTGCAGCGGGAAAAGGGGGGCGACATCCGGCTCTGGGTCTCCATCGCCGATGTGTCCCACTACGTGAAACCGGGATCTGCCCTGGACCGTGAAGCCTACCTGCGGGGAACCTCTGTCTATTTCCCGGACCGCTGTATCCCCATGCTGCCCGAGGAACTTTCCAACGGCATCTGTTCGCTCAATCCCCAGGTGGAGCGCCTGACGCTCACGGCCGAGATGCTGTTTACCCGCAACGGGGCCATGAAAGCTTCGTCGTTCTACCCGAGCGTGGTCAGGAGCGCCGCACGGCTCACCTATACGACGGTCCGCAAGGTGCTCGTGGACGGCGATCCGGAGGCAATCAGGGCCAACCGTCACCTGGTAGACGACCTGGAAGTAATGAAGGAGTTGGCGCTACGCCTCATGGAAAAGCGGAAGAAACGCGGCAGCATCGATTTCGATCTGCCCGAGCCGCAGATCGTCCTGGATCTCCAGGGGGAGATGGTGGATATCGTCCGGTCCGAGCGCAACCTGGCCCACCGGATCATTGAAGAGTTCATGCTGGCGGCCAACGAGGCGGTGGCGTCCCATATCGAGGAGCGGGGTGTTCCCTCCCTCTATCGGGTTCACGAGCCGCCCGACCCGGCCAAGCTGACCGATTTCCAGGAGTTCATCTTCAATTTCGGCTATGTCTTCCGGATGGATGGCGACCGGGTCGACCCCCACGAACTCCAGCGGCTCATCGACGAAGCCGAAGGAAAGCCCGAGGAGCGGATGATCAACGAGGTGCTCCTGCGGTGCATGAAGCAGGCCCGCTACAGCCACGAAAACCTGGGGCATTTCGGCTTGGCGGCCCGTTGCTACACCCATTTCACCTCCCCCATCCGCCGTTATCCCGATCTGGTTGTGCACCGCATTCTCAAGGACATTCTCGCCGGGGCCGTGACTGAGAAGGAACAGGAACGCCTGGCCGCCGCCCTGCCGGAGACGGCCGAGCAGACGAGTCGCCGGGAGCGTCTCGCCATGGAGGCTGAGCGGGAGATCGTGGCGCTCAAGAAGGCCCAGTTCATGAAAGAGCGGGTCGGCGAAACCTTTGAGGGCTATATCACCGGGGTGAGTTCCTTCGGATTTTTCGTAGAACTGATCGATCTGTTTGTCGAGGGGATGGTTCATGTCTCTACCCTGGCCAACGACTTTTACCGTTACGAGGAGAAACGGCATTCGCTGGTGGGGGAACGGACAAAGGAGACCTTCCGGATCGGCGACAGGGTAAGTGTTCTGGTGGCTGCGGTGAGCATTGAGCGGCGGCAGGTGGAGTTCGTTCTCGCGGGGCTGCACGAAGCCCGGCCGGGCTCGGCGGCAAGGGCGCCGGCAACGGAGGAGTATCCACGGATACCGGTCAGGGGGAAGCGGCCCAAGGCCGGTCAGGTTTCCCGGGGCTCGGGGGGGGCGGCCGGCCGTGGCGCCGGGGAGAAGCGTACCGGGGGCAAAGGCGGACGGCGCAAGCGGTGA
- a CDS encoding lytic murein transglycosylase has protein sequence MYTRLLIAPLACLVLAVSAFAQPMAPAPDAPLRNAALRMKDKDYRGVRDELRTVPPSPERTFLDGVAARRLEQWPEASELLGAAAQDLPLLADYALFWQAEALMAAARYDEAGEALQRLVGTWPESPTLRKARMLLADALFARKEYRQALASYIRFIELYPSGTDSVTATLKAALCREGLDDPRRAVQELRAIWLAYPASPVAETAEQELKRLEALGFPAVPPTPDELLKRGTTLYNLGKYERALAVFSAIPSKEQPAAFNDRVALKTGETLLKLRRYKDAARTFSGLIEREPKREIADEARFLLARAQDKAGNDDEAFLGFLKLTESAPSSEFADNALLEAAFVRKFQGRYADQLAVLEKLLTTYPGTKLKPRALWEAAWARYNTGDYRSAAESFRLLTASADYRERALYWHGRSLQRMGEEAVARQSLAMLAEEFPFSFYTFTATAPAPQEEAMPLIVHDPRQIIAPPAGHERARALIAMGLHDQARSELSIARKNGSLRGKGLLGIARLYLEMDDYSSAAAALRGEQPRRMDGDTATTWGLLYPRGFSESVAAEANRHTIPEELIFGLIKAESGFSPVALSPVGAVGLMQLMPSTAKGMVNGSSTSTGISLRLTDPAFNVGLGVRHLKDLLKQYNGNVVSAVAAYNAGSRPVDRWRRSLAGLREDEFIENIPYYETREYVKKVLTFAEIYRRLYRPAAPALALLPPVSAPEPPQPAPTNNAPPTAALASPPETSALTAPVRQQP, from the coding sequence ATGTACACCAGACTCCTTATTGCTCCCCTCGCTTGTCTCGTATTAGCGGTGTCAGCTTTTGCGCAACCAATGGCTCCGGCCCCTGATGCACCGCTCCGCAATGCAGCACTTCGCATGAAGGATAAAGATTATCGCGGTGTGCGCGACGAGCTGCGCACCGTCCCGCCATCACCCGAGCGGACCTTCCTGGACGGCGTGGCAGCCCGTCGTCTGGAACAGTGGCCCGAAGCCTCGGAACTTCTTGGCGCTGCGGCACAGGATCTTCCACTGCTGGCCGATTACGCACTGTTCTGGCAGGCGGAGGCGCTCATGGCCGCGGCCCGCTACGACGAGGCAGGAGAAGCGCTGCAACGGCTCGTGGGCACCTGGCCCGAAAGCCCGACCCTGCGGAAGGCGCGGATGCTCCTCGCGGATGCCCTGTTCGCCCGCAAAGAGTACCGGCAGGCCCTTGCCTCGTATATACGATTCATTGAGCTGTACCCATCGGGAACCGACTCAGTCACCGCCACCCTGAAAGCGGCCCTGTGCCGCGAAGGACTTGACGACCCACGCCGGGCGGTCCAGGAGTTGCGCGCCATCTGGCTTGCCTATCCGGCATCGCCCGTGGCTGAAACCGCGGAACAGGAACTCAAGCGACTCGAAGCGCTCGGATTCCCTGCCGTTCCGCCAACGCCCGACGAACTCCTCAAGCGGGGGACTACGCTCTACAATCTCGGCAAGTACGAACGCGCCCTTGCCGTCTTCAGTGCCATCCCCTCCAAGGAGCAGCCCGCCGCTTTCAACGACCGCGTGGCACTGAAGACGGGTGAGACTCTCTTGAAACTGAGACGGTACAAAGATGCTGCACGCACGTTCTCCGGCCTCATCGAGCGCGAGCCGAAACGGGAGATTGCCGACGAAGCCCGTTTCCTGCTCGCCCGGGCCCAGGACAAAGCCGGTAACGATGACGAGGCATTTCTCGGCTTTCTCAAGCTGACGGAGTCGGCCCCCTCGTCGGAGTTTGCGGACAATGCGCTGCTGGAGGCGGCATTTGTCCGCAAATTCCAGGGGCGGTACGCCGATCAACTGGCAGTCCTGGAAAAACTGCTGACAACCTACCCCGGGACGAAACTCAAGCCGCGGGCATTGTGGGAAGCTGCCTGGGCCCGCTACAATACCGGAGACTATCGCTCCGCCGCGGAGTCATTCCGGCTTCTGACCGCCTCTGCCGACTACCGCGAACGGGCACTCTACTGGCACGGACGTTCCCTGCAGCGCATGGGCGAAGAGGCCGTGGCCCGGCAAAGTCTTGCCATGCTTGCAGAGGAATTCCCCTTTTCCTTTTACACCTTCACGGCGACCGCCCCGGCACCGCAGGAAGAGGCAATGCCCCTGATAGTGCACGACCCGCGCCAGATCATCGCCCCGCCTGCCGGACACGAACGGGCACGAGCACTTATCGCCATGGGACTCCATGATCAGGCCAGGAGCGAACTCTCCATTGCCCGCAAAAACGGCTCGTTGCGGGGCAAGGGGCTCCTGGGCATCGCCCGCCTCTACCTGGAGATGGATGATTATTCGTCCGCGGCAGCGGCCCTGCGCGGGGAGCAGCCCCGCCGCATGGACGGCGATACGGCGACCACCTGGGGGCTGCTCTACCCCCGCGGCTTCAGTGAGTCGGTCGCAGCCGAGGCAAACCGCCACACTATCCCTGAAGAATTGATCTTCGGTCTCATCAAGGCCGAAAGCGGCTTCTCTCCCGTTGCCCTCTCGCCGGTCGGCGCGGTGGGACTCATGCAGCTCATGCCGTCCACTGCCAAGGGCATGGTCAATGGTTCGTCCACCTCCACCGGTATTTCCCTGCGCCTCACCGACCCAGCCTTCAATGTCGGCCTCGGAGTCAGACACCTGAAAGACCTGCTCAAGCAGTACAACGGCAACGTGGTTTCCGCCGTGGCGGCCTACAATGCGGGCTCCAGGCCGGTGGACCGGTGGCGGCGCTCCCTTGCCGGCCTGCGCGAAGACGAATTCATCGAGAACATTCCCTACTACGAAACCCGCGAGTACGTAAAAAAAGTCCTGACATTTGCGGAGATATACCGCAGGCTCTACCGTCCTGCCGCACCGGCCCTTGCACTTCTTCCCCCGGTCAGCGCACCGGAACCGCCCCAACCAGCCCCGACCAATAATGCGCCGCCAACTGCGGCACTGGCCAGCCCACCCGAAACCTCAGCCCTGACTGCGCCGGTTCGGCAACAGCCTTAA
- a CDS encoding MarR family transcriptional regulator, with protein MYDIENSIGFHLAKAYQRGFALFKDQLDPYGLTPPQFSVLAFLWKEDGQSQTALSQKTLIDRTTIGGLVDRLEKLGLVKRQPHPEDRRAYRICLTQRGMTLERELCATAAEVLALFLAPLSEDERNSLHHLLEKIRTAPENRHETTTNP; from the coding sequence ATGTACGACATTGAGAACAGTATCGGCTTCCACCTTGCCAAGGCTTATCAGCGGGGCTTTGCGTTGTTCAAGGACCAACTGGATCCCTACGGCCTGACCCCTCCGCAGTTCAGCGTCCTTGCCTTTCTCTGGAAAGAAGATGGCCAATCCCAGACGGCCCTGTCCCAGAAGACCCTCATTGACCGGACCACCATCGGCGGTCTCGTTGACCGGCTCGAAAAGCTCGGTCTGGTCAAGCGGCAGCCCCACCCCGAAGACCGCCGCGCCTATCGCATCTGCCTCACCCAACGGGGCATGACACTCGAACGCGAACTCTGCGCCACTGCGGCGGAGGTGCTTGCCCTCTTTCTCGCTCCCCTATCGGAAGACGAACGGAACAGTTTGCATCATCTCCTGGAAAAAATCAGGACCGCCCCGGAGAATCGCCATGAAACCACTACCAATCCGTAG